The following are encoded together in the Candidatus Methylomirabilis oxygeniifera genome:
- a CDS encoding conserved hypothetical protein (Evidence 4 : Homologs of previously reported genes of unknown function) codes for MPFVANFIAAFASILSTVLTVYTWMFIIRALLSWVNPDPWNPIVQFLARATDPVLRPIQQLIPMWRLGIDISPIIAILALQFVQRWFIPSLQEIAWNLSQ; via the coding sequence ATGCCGTTTGTCGCTAACTTCATCGCTGCATTTGCGTCTATCCTGAGTACGGTGTTGACGGTCTATACATGGATGTTTATCATCCGGGCGCTGCTCTCCTGGGTCAACCCTGACCCCTGGAACCCGATCGTTCAGTTCCTTGCTCGTGCGACCGACCCGGTGCTGCGGCCGATTCAACAACTGATACCGATGTGGCGATTAGGCATAGATATTTCCCCCATCATTGCGATTCTGGCGCTCCAGTTCGTCCAGCGGTGGTTTATCCCTTCCCTCCAGGAGATCGCCTGGAACCTTAGCCAATGA
- a CDS encoding conserved hypothetical protein (Evidence 4 : Homologs of previously reported genes of unknown function) produces MILVRQEGAAASFRVRLQPKASREAIDGEVDGVLRLRVNAPPVEGQANDACLRLLAKTLDLPISRLGIVAGQQARVKTIRVTDASADLLRTALNNLLEHPHD; encoded by the coding sequence ATGATTCTGGTTCGGCAGGAGGGCGCGGCTGCCTCCTTTCGTGTCCGCCTGCAGCCGAAGGCATCCCGTGAAGCGATTGACGGAGAGGTTGACGGTGTTCTGCGGCTTCGAGTGAACGCGCCGCCGGTGGAAGGACAGGCCAACGACGCCTGTCTCCGCCTGCTGGCCAAGACGCTTGATCTGCCGATCTCTCGTCTTGGAATTGTCGCCGGTCAGCAGGCCCGCGTGAAAACCATCCGGGTGACCGATGCCTCCGCCGATCTCCTGCGCACTGCACTCAACAACCTGCTCGAGCACCCTCACGACTAG
- a CDS encoding protein of unknown function (Evidence 5 : No homology to any previously reported sequences), translating into MRTDERPATVIGGKTPVLKSALSHALSVILPAPEHTWLLRACLYSGESGRRGWDVYRTLVDDPVHALLKSKQGLKTLVPLLLAALRRNDIAVDTALRTHFRTAYVREELRSNIYRRILRDVLSTLNAHDVSYIVCKGAALADTVYADPVLRHCHDIDILLPTDDDLMRAASLLPPMGYRRSGEAEDPETRPATWIHDSGLPLLLHRRLFRVPQYDAPFEHLWRRRRRQSIAGVPAHVLSPADNLVHVCIQAASCPASRESLRWVPDAWNLVARYPNLDWQVVTESAVQSRLALPLSVTLDYLVEELNAPVPQAALDRLWDAASQTDAIGCETALSAALAGSRLDLNRLIQIGGGWRSRALIVKWILCPSPSYLRSVYHVNRSWLLPFYYVYRPLRYLNRRLQLLWRDGTWRRIHGAFHISKN; encoded by the coding sequence GTGCGGACCGATGAGAGGCCGGCCACGGTCATAGGAGGGAAGACACCCGTCTTGAAGTCAGCCCTGTCGCATGCGCTCTCAGTCATCCTGCCGGCGCCGGAGCACACATGGTTATTGCGCGCCTGTCTGTACTCGGGTGAATCGGGACGCCGGGGCTGGGATGTGTACCGTACGCTGGTAGACGATCCGGTCCACGCGCTGCTCAAGAGTAAACAAGGGCTGAAGACGCTGGTTCCGCTGCTCCTAGCGGCGCTTCGCCGCAACGACATTGCGGTAGACACGGCACTTCGCACCCATTTTCGAACCGCATATGTCAGAGAAGAACTGCGCAGCAACATCTATCGTCGTATCCTTCGAGACGTCCTTTCCACGTTAAACGCTCACGATGTGTCATATATCGTGTGCAAGGGGGCTGCGCTTGCCGATACGGTTTACGCTGATCCCGTGCTTCGACACTGCCACGATATCGACATCCTCTTGCCGACCGATGACGACCTCATGCGTGCGGCGTCGCTCCTGCCTCCCATGGGATATCGCCGCTCCGGAGAGGCAGAAGATCCCGAGACGAGACCGGCCACATGGATACACGATTCAGGGCTTCCGCTTCTGCTGCACCGGCGTCTGTTTCGTGTGCCGCAGTATGATGCGCCGTTCGAACACCTGTGGAGACGCAGACGGAGGCAGTCCATCGCAGGGGTTCCTGCCCACGTCCTTTCTCCGGCCGACAATCTTGTGCACGTGTGTATCCAGGCTGCTTCTTGTCCGGCCAGTCGTGAGTCGCTGCGCTGGGTTCCGGACGCTTGGAATCTCGTGGCTCGATATCCGAATCTGGACTGGCAAGTCGTGACGGAGAGCGCGGTCCAGAGCCGCCTCGCGCTGCCTCTGTCAGTCACGCTGGACTATTTAGTCGAAGAACTCAACGCCCCGGTCCCTCAAGCCGCTCTGGATCGCCTTTGGGACGCCGCCTCACAAACCGACGCGATTGGATGCGAGACCGCTTTGTCGGCAGCCCTCGCAGGTTCCCGGCTTGATCTGAATCGCCTGATTCAGATCGGTGGAGGTTGGCGCTCTCGGGCACTTATTGTCAAGTGGATATTGTGCCCCTCGCCCAGCTACTTACGTTCGGTCTACCACGTGAATCGTTCATGGTTGTTGCCTTTCTACTACGTGTATCGTCCCCTGAGATACCTCAACCGGCGTCTCCAGTTGCTGTGGAGGGATGGAACCTGGCGAAGAATACATGGGGCGTTTCATATCTCCAAAAATTAG
- a CDS encoding putative Sugar transferase-a glycosyl transferase (Evidence 3 : Function proposed based on presence of conserved amino acid motif, structural feature or limited homology): MTPSLVSCIIPVLNGERYLREALESIRAQTYRPLEIIVADDGSTDGTAAIVAGFGDQVHYLWQANSGPAAARNLGLRAAHGEFVGFLDADDLWHPEKLTRQMSRFQARPDLDLCITYVQNFWIPELIEEAARYRNHRRSQPMPGYFTGSLLVRSALFNAVGRFNATLWHADDTEWFIRAIEHRAVVELLPDVLAYHRIHRSNISRRQATDSREEYLHILKAALDRRRRPMRAAPSQPEVKGSHAQPSVQDAENGSSGCADR, encoded by the coding sequence ATGACACCGAGTTTGGTGAGTTGCATCATCCCCGTCCTCAACGGCGAACGCTACTTGCGCGAGGCGTTAGAGAGTATCCGGGCGCAGACCTACCGGCCACTGGAGATTATCGTCGCTGACGATGGCTCGACCGACGGGACAGCGGCGATCGTGGCCGGCTTCGGTGATCAGGTCCATTATCTGTGGCAGGCCAACTCGGGACCCGCAGCCGCGCGGAATCTTGGACTGCGTGCGGCGCATGGTGAGTTTGTGGGCTTTCTCGATGCGGATGACCTGTGGCACCCGGAGAAGTTGACCCGCCAGATGTCTCGATTCCAGGCTCGTCCAGACCTTGACCTGTGTATCACGTATGTACAGAATTTCTGGATTCCTGAACTCATCGAAGAGGCCGCACGTTACAGGAACCACCGTCGTAGTCAGCCGATGCCCGGGTATTTCACCGGCTCACTTTTGGTGCGATCCGCCCTCTTTAATGCGGTGGGTCGGTTCAATGCGACGTTATGGCATGCAGACGACACGGAATGGTTTATCCGTGCGATTGAGCATCGGGCAGTCGTCGAGTTGTTGCCCGACGTGCTCGCGTATCACCGCATCCATCGCTCTAACATCAGTCGCCGCCAAGCCACCGACAGTCGAGAGGAATACCTGCATATCCTGAAGGCCGCCCTTGATCGCCGGCGTCGTCCCATGAGGGCAGCGCCTTCTCAGCCCGAGGTCAAAGGGTCACACGCGCAACCGTCAGTCCAGGACGCTGAGAACGGCTCGTCGGGTTGTGCGGACCGATGA
- a CDS encoding protein of unknown function (Evidence 5 : No homology to any previously reported sequences): MSGMKETTGQPGRIGGTGAPDLSIAQHGKGAFAAMETAFAKAAFNNPNDVCEAQYRFADLKVRVRIVGRELAQHFRRPIAHLEASGAPPSATQLAIDLWDEQDSGIPCPVVPAHDHIGSTWDVGNGILTASADGRFVGHGLRQSRTWLDRKAQHVVGWTVSSKALSLYERGKPLLLLLSLWYHDRDMRVIHSGLVSRNGRGVLFPGMGGSGKSTSTLACLVGGFDYLGDDYTGLQVLADGSFIGHSLYNSTWLEPDHMAHFPLLPPHAIRSSRPEENKCLVLLAPLFPKQLPRSVPIRVLAIPRIVDAHTTRCRPASKVDALLRLAPSSLLTLAPRPGVRDLQMLARLVERVPSYWLELGRDLTEIPHRVDDLLAEVTRI, translated from the coding sequence ATGTCGGGCATGAAGGAGACAACAGGGCAACCGGGACGCATCGGCGGTACGGGGGCGCCGGACTTATCGATTGCGCAACACGGTAAGGGCGCGTTTGCCGCCATGGAGACGGCATTTGCGAAGGCCGCCTTCAACAATCCGAATGATGTCTGCGAAGCCCAGTATCGCTTCGCCGACCTGAAGGTGCGCGTTCGTATTGTCGGGCGCGAACTCGCTCAACATTTCCGTCGCCCAATTGCCCATCTGGAGGCCAGTGGGGCGCCGCCGTCCGCCACGCAGCTTGCCATTGACCTGTGGGATGAGCAGGACTCGGGTATCCCTTGTCCGGTTGTTCCGGCACATGATCATATCGGGTCGACATGGGATGTGGGAAACGGGATCTTGACGGCCTCTGCCGATGGTCGCTTTGTCGGACATGGACTTCGGCAATCAAGAACATGGCTTGATAGGAAGGCTCAGCACGTAGTGGGTTGGACGGTATCCAGCAAGGCTCTCTCGCTCTACGAACGTGGGAAACCGCTGCTCCTGCTTTTATCCTTGTGGTATCACGACCGAGATATGCGGGTGATCCATTCCGGCCTGGTTTCCCGAAACGGCCGCGGCGTGCTCTTTCCCGGCATGGGTGGATCGGGCAAGTCCACCTCGACATTGGCCTGTCTGGTTGGCGGCTTTGATTACCTTGGCGATGACTATACCGGCTTGCAGGTTCTGGCGGACGGCTCTTTCATAGGTCACAGCCTGTACAATTCTACCTGGTTGGAGCCGGACCATATGGCACACTTCCCACTCCTTCCTCCGCATGCCATTCGCAGTAGTCGTCCCGAGGAAAACAAATGTCTCGTTCTGCTTGCACCTCTTTTTCCAAAGCAACTCCCGCGTAGTGTCCCCATCCGCGTCCTGGCGATTCCCCGCATCGTGGATGCCCATACGACGCGATGCCGTCCTGCGTCCAAGGTCGATGCCCTGCTGCGGCTTGCACCCAGCTCTCTTCTGACGCTGGCGCCACGGCCTGGAGTGCGCGACCTCCAGATGCTGGCTCGATTGGTCGAGCGCGTGCCAAGTTACTGGCTGGAGCTGGGGCGTGATCTTACCGAGATCCCCCATCGTGTCGACGACCTGTTGGCTGAAGTAACGCGGATATGA
- a CDS encoding protein of unknown function (Evidence 5 : No homology to any previously reported sequences), producing MLTLQSRFRLNDTEVTAQVLDGEAIMINLSTGVYYSMDKVGGFLWAIITGGHSLAEAAAAASARYDVSAEQVQADVKRVVEELISEGLITVADDVRPPQVSEERHPESRLVYESPQLNIYRDMSELLALDPPMPSFNEIPWKESTDRSTG from the coding sequence ATGTTGACGTTGCAAAGTCGCTTTCGCCTCAATGATACAGAGGTCACTGCTCAGGTCCTCGATGGAGAGGCGATTATGATCAACCTGTCCACCGGGGTGTATTACAGTATGGATAAGGTTGGAGGTTTTCTGTGGGCGATAATCACAGGGGGTCATAGTCTTGCAGAGGCTGCCGCTGCCGCAAGCGCGCGCTATGATGTTTCGGCAGAACAGGTACAGGCCGATGTCAAGCGGGTGGTGGAGGAGCTCATTTCGGAAGGCTTGATCACCGTTGCGGATGATGTGCGGCCGCCTCAGGTCAGTGAGGAAAGACACCCCGAGTCGAGACTAGTCTATGAATCGCCACAGCTCAACATCTATCGTGATATGAGCGAGCTTCTTGCGCTTGATCCACCCATGCCGAGCTTCAATGAAATCCCCTGGAAAGAATCTACCGATAGGTCAACAGGTTAA
- a CDS encoding putative glycosyltransferase, group 1 (Evidence 3 : Function proposed based on presence of conserved amino acid motif, structural feature or limited homology) — MRVMYWSEKFWPYIGGVEVIATRLVQAFRTRGHEVIVVTAHDGLSLPDEDHYKGIPVFRFPFFEALAPSGLRQLIEVRQRVASLKQHFKPDVIHINFSGPTVFFHLATATTYSAPVLLTKHASFPIHVTGRDTLVEQALRNADWVTANSAAVLAESRRQVPEIIPRSSLIYNAMDVPAVSPEPLPHGAPRLLCLGRLSEEKGFDLALEAFALLRDAFPRARLIIAGNGPARPALERQTAELGLAESVDFIGWVAPHKVPGLMNTTTVVVMPSRREGFGLVALEAALMARPIVATRVGGLPEVVAHNETGLLVEPDDSKALAEAISALIIDRNMAAQMGQAGRRWARKMFCWERCVDAYAALYGELTREAIHVDVAKSLSPQ, encoded by the coding sequence ATGCGCGTCATGTACTGGTCGGAAAAGTTTTGGCCCTACATTGGGGGAGTCGAGGTTATAGCCACAAGATTAGTTCAGGCGTTTCGGACGCGCGGCCATGAGGTTATTGTCGTGACGGCCCACGATGGCTTGAGTCTGCCGGACGAAGATCACTACAAGGGGATTCCCGTGTTCCGCTTCCCCTTCTTTGAAGCGCTGGCGCCAAGCGGCCTGCGTCAGTTGATAGAGGTGCGGCAACGAGTCGCCAGCCTCAAGCAACACTTCAAGCCGGATGTGATTCATATCAACTTCAGCGGACCAACCGTGTTCTTTCACTTGGCTACCGCTACGACATACTCAGCGCCGGTACTGCTGACCAAACACGCATCCTTTCCGATTCACGTTACCGGGCGTGATACGTTAGTAGAACAGGCGCTACGTAATGCCGATTGGGTCACCGCCAACTCGGCAGCCGTTCTTGCGGAATCCCGCCGGCAGGTGCCGGAGATCATCCCCCGCTCCTCCCTTATTTATAACGCCATGGACGTGCCTGCCGTCTCTCCGGAGCCCCTGCCGCATGGCGCCCCACGATTACTGTGTCTGGGGCGACTCTCTGAAGAAAAAGGATTTGATTTAGCGTTAGAGGCTTTTGCGTTGTTACGCGATGCTTTCCCTCGTGCTCGTCTCATCATTGCGGGGAATGGGCCTGCACGACCCGCATTGGAGCGGCAGACAGCCGAACTTGGGCTTGCTGAGTCCGTCGATTTCATTGGATGGGTAGCTCCGCACAAGGTGCCGGGTCTGATGAACACCACCACGGTTGTCGTGATGCCGTCTCGGCGTGAGGGATTCGGACTGGTGGCCCTGGAGGCGGCCCTAATGGCTCGCCCTATCGTGGCCACACGCGTCGGCGGACTTCCGGAGGTCGTGGCGCACAACGAGACCGGACTGCTTGTCGAGCCAGACGATAGTAAGGCCCTCGCTGAGGCGATTTCAGCTCTGATTATTGACCGGAACATGGCTGCTCAGATGGGCCAAGCGGGGCGTCGTTGGGCGCGCAAGATGTTCTGCTGGGAACGCTGTGTGGATGCCTATGCCGCGCTTTACGGGGAACTCACTCGGGAGGCTATTCATGTTGACGTTGCAAAGTCGCTTTCGCCTCAATGA
- a CDS encoding protein of unknown function (Evidence 5 : No homology to any previously reported sequences), which produces MSIVSSMYHQAALNDIAAAFGDRGVPFVLLKGEGLSRALYPQEGLRPYGDIDLLVRPETYEMAKVILMGLGFRLRRAAKEAERLRLFGEIEFDREGPITVTVDLHWNTLMTSWEPRSLLTDNETWASLGHVRLGNRTIPILKGEALLIYLCVHFAFHHVFDGLLLLCDLYLILRRYAERTDWDRLIAMTDRYQCRHALYYSLFFVKSLMEAPVPNPILDSLRPNAMIRVLMPTTRMLLRDSLTPQMLERYVKLLLIDTQRGRWRALQAWLRSSKQLFGR; this is translated from the coding sequence ATGTCGATCGTCAGTAGCATGTATCATCAGGCGGCCCTCAACGACATCGCGGCGGCGTTCGGGGATCGCGGCGTCCCGTTTGTTCTCTTGAAGGGCGAAGGGCTTTCAAGGGCGCTATATCCCCAAGAGGGTTTGCGCCCCTATGGTGACATCGATCTGCTCGTTCGACCGGAAACCTACGAGATGGCAAAGGTGATTCTGATGGGGCTGGGATTTCGGCTCCGACGGGCTGCCAAGGAGGCGGAAAGGCTCCGTCTGTTCGGAGAAATTGAGTTCGATAGAGAGGGTCCCATAACCGTAACGGTGGACCTCCACTGGAACACGTTGATGACCTCCTGGGAGCCTCGATCTCTGCTCACCGATAACGAGACGTGGGCCTCCCTTGGTCACGTTCGTCTGGGGAATCGTACCATACCGATTCTCAAAGGAGAAGCCCTCCTGATCTACCTCTGCGTTCATTTCGCCTTTCATCACGTATTTGATGGGTTGTTGCTGCTTTGCGATCTCTATCTGATTCTCAGGCGCTATGCTGAAAGGACCGACTGGGATCGCCTCATTGCGATGACCGACCGATATCAATGTCGGCATGCGCTCTATTATTCCCTCTTCTTTGTCAAATCGCTCATGGAGGCCCCTGTGCCGAATCCCATTCTCGATTCGTTGCGGCCAAACGCGATGATCCGGGTCCTTATGCCGACCACTCGGATGCTCCTTCGAGATAGCTTGACCCCACAGATGCTGGAACGGTATGTGAAGCTTCTCTTGATCGATACTCAGAGGGGGCGTTGGCGGGCGCTACAGGCCTGGCTTCGATCCAGCAAACAACTGTTCGGTAGGTGA
- a CDS encoding protein of unknown function (Evidence 5 : No homology to any previously reported sequences) has translation MVRSRQAGVVLSGTLQRLGLTRIRVFPILLWVLRVWGGSEQKRATRGFGLAPPMRRRHSTAYKPPQPPFSKGGDQSGGFL, from the coding sequence ATGGTTCGGAGTAGGCAGGCAGGCGTTGTGCTGTCCGGAACACTGCAGAGGTTGGGCTTGACTCGAATCCGCGTATTTCCTATACTTCTGTGGGTTTTACGGGTGTGGGGCGGGAGTGAACAGAAACGAGCGACTCGCGGCTTCGGACTAGCACCCCCCATGCGCCGCCGCCACTCCACGGCATACAAACCCCCCCAACCCCCCTTTAGCAAAGGGGGGGACCAGAGCGGGGGATTTCTCTGA
- the cbbF gene encoding fructose 1,6-bisphosphatase, class II (Evidence 2b : Function of strongly homologous gene; Product type e : enzyme) — MDRNLALELVRATEMAAISSARWMGLGNPSAAEQAAIDAMRHAFDNVSFRGSIVIGKGERGTAPTLYVGEVLGQGDAPEVDIALDAVESGAIVAHGRPNAISVIAAAEKGLLRQVPDAHMEKIAVGPKAAGAIDITAPPEKNLRAIAEAMNCSVEDITVVILDRPRHADLVRQIRGIGARIKLIQDGDLAATVAVAFEGTGVDVLMGVGGAREGALAATALQCIGGDMQGRLKPLTEEEAEQALRMGIRDLDRVFTISDLTGGGDLDIMFAATGVTDGDLLKGVRFFGGGAQTHSLVMRSRSATVRFIESTHRFDRKTVS, encoded by the coding sequence ATGGACCGGAACCTGGCGCTTGAGTTGGTGCGGGCGACTGAGATGGCTGCCATTTCGTCGGCTCGCTGGATGGGACTGGGTAATCCGAGCGCGGCTGAACAGGCTGCGATTGACGCCATGCGCCACGCGTTCGACAATGTGAGCTTCAGGGGTTCCATCGTGATCGGAAAGGGCGAGCGCGGTACGGCCCCAACTCTCTATGTCGGAGAGGTCCTTGGCCAGGGCGACGCCCCCGAGGTGGACATAGCACTTGACGCCGTTGAAAGCGGGGCGATCGTGGCTCATGGCCGTCCGAATGCCATCTCAGTCATTGCCGCCGCCGAGAAGGGATTGCTGCGCCAAGTGCCGGATGCCCACATGGAAAAGATCGCGGTTGGGCCCAAGGCGGCCGGCGCGATCGATATCACTGCTCCCCCCGAGAAGAATCTTCGGGCCATTGCTGAAGCGATGAACTGTTCTGTCGAAGATATTACGGTGGTCATCCTTGACCGACCCCGTCATGCCGACCTGGTGAGACAGATCCGTGGAATCGGTGCGCGCATTAAACTGATTCAGGATGGCGACCTCGCTGCCACCGTGGCTGTGGCATTTGAAGGAACAGGTGTCGATGTCCTTATGGGGGTCGGAGGGGCGCGAGAAGGTGCGCTTGCGGCGACGGCGCTTCAGTGTATTGGAGGCGACATGCAGGGTCGCCTGAAGCCGCTGACGGAGGAGGAGGCGGAGCAAGCGCTGAGAATGGGGATCCGGGATCTGGACCGGGTCTTTACGATCTCCGATCTGACCGGAGGGGGAGATCTCGACATCATGTTTGCCGCAACCGGGGTGACCGATGGTGATCTCCTGAAGGGAGTTCGTTTCTTCGGTGGGGGCGCCCAGACCCACTCCCTCGTCATGCGCTCGAGGTCCGCAACCGTCCGCTTCATCGAATCAACCCACCGTTTCGACCGGAAGACGGTTTCATAG